The following proteins come from a genomic window of Chryseobacterium glaciei:
- the bshC gene encoding bacillithiol biosynthesis cysteine-adding enzyme BshC — MKTINKISFNDIESIPQLIKDFLSHKIEGFEGNTFSFDNFKKQIHLKQDSFSQDQRNVLFDALEDQLKGLKLSSKQKENLNNLKQPNTFTITTGHQLNLFSGPVFFVYKILQTIKTCTYLKQNFPDFNFIPVYWMASEDHDFAEINHFKTENNYYEINEKSGGPVGRIKINDTFFISEFEKEFKDSVFGTELILMLKEAYKVGNTLTEAIKTLVNRLFSDLGLLIIDGDSKALKTQIKDVFKDELLNFSLHETSKAKVDFLTEKYGKVQVNPREINLFYFSETRDRIEFDGQKYIVVDKNIQFTKEEILNELENHPEKFSPNALMRPVYQEKVLPNLAYIGGNAEIMYWLELKDYFTKINIPFPILIPRNSMLFLKEKTIGKVEKLVLNIEDFFQNFTTITNNKILSNNAILELLEKKENILTNNFSELKSIAETTEKSFGNMVKAEETRQLKSFKRMKKRLLHAEKIKQSELLERLEKLFLDVHPSKTWQERVYNFSVIFADYGYSWLETCLEEMVVQESKLIILAI, encoded by the coding sequence TTGAAAACAATTAATAAAATATCATTTAACGATATAGAAAGCATTCCTCAATTAATCAAAGATTTTTTGAGCCATAAAATTGAAGGTTTCGAGGGAAATACATTTTCTTTTGATAATTTTAAAAAGCAGATTCATCTAAAACAGGATTCTTTTTCGCAAGATCAGAGAAACGTTTTATTTGATGCGCTTGAAGATCAATTAAAAGGTCTAAAACTTTCATCAAAGCAAAAGGAAAATTTAAATAATTTAAAACAGCCTAATACTTTTACAATCACAACTGGGCATCAGTTGAATCTGTTTTCAGGTCCCGTTTTCTTTGTATATAAAATTTTGCAGACGATTAAAACCTGTACTTATTTAAAACAAAACTTCCCTGATTTTAATTTCATTCCTGTATATTGGATGGCTTCGGAAGATCATGATTTTGCCGAAATCAACCATTTTAAAACCGAGAACAATTATTACGAAATCAATGAAAAGTCAGGTGGGCCGGTTGGAAGAATAAAGATCAACGATACATTTTTCATTTCTGAATTTGAAAAAGAATTTAAGGATTCTGTTTTTGGAACCGAATTGATTTTGATGTTGAAAGAAGCTTATAAAGTAGGAAATACCTTAACTGAAGCCATCAAAACTTTAGTTAACAGACTTTTTTCAGATTTGGGTTTGTTGATTATTGATGGAGATTCTAAAGCGCTTAAAACGCAGATTAAAGATGTTTTTAAAGATGAACTTCTGAATTTCAGTTTACACGAAACATCAAAAGCTAAAGTTGATTTTCTGACTGAAAAATACGGTAAGGTTCAGGTAAACCCTCGTGAGATCAATTTATTTTATTTTTCAGAAACGAGAGACAGAATTGAATTTGACGGGCAAAAATATATCGTTGTAGATAAAAATATTCAATTTACTAAAGAAGAAATTCTGAATGAATTAGAAAATCATCCTGAAAAATTCAGCCCAAATGCTTTAATGCGTCCGGTTTATCAGGAAAAAGTGTTGCCGAATTTGGCGTACATCGGAGGAAATGCAGAGATCATGTATTGGCTGGAATTGAAAGATTATTTTACAAAGATCAACATTCCGTTTCCGATTTTGATTCCAAGAAATTCAATGTTATTTTTAAAGGAGAAAACAATCGGGAAAGTTGAAAAGTTAGTTTTAAATATTGAAGATTTTTTCCAAAACTTCACAACAATTACCAATAATAAAATTTTAAGCAATAATGCTATCTTAGAGTTATTAGAAAAGAAGGAAAATATCTTAACAAATAATTTCTCTGAATTAAAATCAATCGCAGAAACCACAGAAAAATCCTTTGGTAATATGGTGAAAGCTGAAGAAACAAGACAGTTGAAATCATTCAAAAGGATGAAAAAACGCCTTCTTCACGCTGAAAAAATCAAACAAAGCGAATTGTTAGAAAGACTGGAAAAACTATTTTTAGATGTACATCCTTCTAAGACTTGGCAGGAAAGGGTTTATAATTTTAGTGTAATCTTTGCAGATTATGGATATTCGTGGCTTGAAACTTGTTTGGAAGAAATGGTGGTTCAAGAATCCAAATTAATAATTCTTGCCATTTAA
- a CDS encoding putative porin yields the protein MKYILFIIIFFSLIFRAQVVNKTDSNKLKENPSDTLVVDSGTKDSLKIFKPTINDYLHQTQFSEKKVFDTVMTFEKTYIFSQYNNKDNFGRVQVANIGAGFNPLSYEVNAEQNLSLLPENKLYGIIGINDVKYYDVKTPTATFVYHNAMKNGAALKSTYTQNIGKRFNFALEYTGLRSQGMYRNFLAANNNTLFSGHYVSKSGNYELFAHYLHQNVNNQENGGIIEDDLFQSGDSDYKNRQNAQVNLASSSSQYSYRRYYLSHQFSPFNSEKYPFRIRHTISHQGNKYYYAQGSLEPYWYDAPQEIVAGFPLSTKKYSDNLSNTVSLVWDNEKFKLDAGVRYQMLKFGATPITLPILEIPNEIKENRIGAVGNLQVKLLDQIQLNSFLEFSNGSQFGTYLKTTNNLKFEPIKDYFVNAKVNFQSVYPSFNYLLNTSSYNNFNYYLQNAKNQTITEIGGNVNLKWFKTELFVNYFRIDNYTYFDQFAAPRQSDSSLNISQIGGDATFSYGNFHLNTRVQFQNALTNKELLPMPSFIGRANIFYQSKAFKNAAEIQAGIKVYYFSKFASRDYFPILNEYLLPNSSSFSIGGQPIADIYFNMKVKKMFFFVEGQQIGTLIAHNQAYAFPHYPVYDFRLNLGIVWYLFN from the coding sequence ATGAAGTACATACTTTTTATAATAATCTTCTTCAGCCTTATTTTTAGAGCTCAGGTCGTTAATAAAACAGATTCTAATAAACTTAAAGAAAATCCTTCAGATACCTTAGTGGTTGACTCTGGAACAAAAGATTCTTTAAAAATATTTAAGCCTACCATTAATGATTATTTACATCAGACACAGTTTTCCGAAAAAAAGGTGTTTGATACAGTTATGACTTTCGAGAAGACTTATATTTTTTCGCAGTATAATAACAAGGATAATTTTGGAAGAGTACAGGTTGCCAACATTGGGGCTGGCTTTAATCCTCTTTCTTATGAGGTGAATGCTGAACAGAACCTGTCTTTATTACCAGAGAATAAATTATATGGAATTATAGGCATCAACGATGTTAAGTATTATGATGTAAAAACACCAACGGCTACATTTGTTTATCATAATGCAATGAAGAATGGAGCAGCCTTAAAATCAACCTATACTCAAAACATAGGTAAAAGATTCAATTTTGCTTTGGAGTATACAGGATTGCGTTCACAAGGTATGTATAGAAACTTCTTGGCTGCAAATAATAACACTTTATTTTCCGGACACTATGTCTCTAAAAGTGGAAATTATGAATTGTTTGCTCACTATTTACACCAAAATGTAAACAATCAGGAAAATGGAGGAATCATAGAAGATGATCTTTTCCAAAGTGGTGACAGTGATTACAAGAACAGGCAAAATGCTCAGGTTAACTTAGCGTCTTCAAGCTCGCAATATTCGTATAGAAGATACTATTTAAGCCATCAGTTTTCGCCATTCAATTCAGAAAAATATCCTTTTAGAATCAGACATACGATTTCTCATCAAGGGAATAAATATTACTATGCTCAGGGATCTTTGGAACCTTATTGGTACGATGCGCCACAGGAAATCGTTGCTGGTTTTCCTCTTTCAACGAAAAAATATTCAGATAATTTAAGCAATACGGTTAGTTTAGTTTGGGACAATGAAAAGTTCAAGCTTGATGCAGGAGTACGTTATCAAATGCTGAAGTTTGGAGCAACTCCGATTACGTTACCAATTTTAGAAATTCCAAATGAGATCAAAGAAAATAGAATTGGAGCAGTAGGAAATCTTCAGGTAAAACTTTTAGATCAAATACAGCTGAATTCATTCCTTGAATTTTCAAACGGAAGCCAATTCGGCACCTATTTAAAAACGACAAATAACCTTAAGTTTGAACCGATAAAAGACTATTTTGTAAATGCTAAAGTTAATTTCCAAAGCGTTTATCCGTCATTCAATTATCTTTTAAATACATCGAGTTATAATAATTTTAATTATTATCTTCAGAATGCAAAAAATCAGACGATAACTGAAATCGGCGGAAATGTAAACTTAAAATGGTTCAAAACAGAGTTATTTGTAAACTATTTCAGAATTGATAACTATACCTATTTCGATCAGTTTGCAGCGCCTAGACAAAGCGATAGTTCATTGAATATTTCTCAAATAGGAGGTGATGCAACATTTAGTTATGGAAATTTCCACCTGAATACAAGAGTTCAGTTCCAAAATGCGTTGACGAATAAAGAATTGCTTCCAATGCCAAGCTTTATTGGTAGAGCGAATATTTTTTATCAGTCTAAAGCTTTCAAAAATGCTGCAGAAATTCAGGCTGGAATTAAAGTATATTATTTCTCAAAATTTGCATCAAGAGATTATTTCCCGATACTCAACGAATATCTTTTACCCAACTCAAGTTCATTCTCAATTGGTGGACAGCCGATCGCTGATATTTATTTCAATATGAAGGTTAAAAAAATGTTCTTCTTTGTTGAAGGTCAGCAAATCGGGACACTTATTGCACATAATCAAGCCTATGCATTTCCACATTATCCAGTCTATGATTTTAGACTGAATCTTGGGATTGTTTGGTATTTGTTCAACTAA